The genomic window TTTGGGTCAGGCAGCAGTTGTAAATAAGAACTTGTTCTTAATTGTTTGcctggttaaataaaggttaaaaaaaaaaaaagcaacagtttttcctcatttttttttttttttttaatatccatggaATAATCTGTATTCTGTTTTCAGATTTCTGTCCCCcatcattaaaataaatacagaaaaaaaatataccaaaaaaactttatttggaaaaaatatttctaactacagaaaaaaactattcaaataaacaggaaaaaaaaaaggccactgaGAAATTACTCTGAAAAACAGCAGAATTTTTTCCAAGTGAATGCAATATTTATCTGGAAAATGCTGCATGATTATCacaaaaatgtacttttttttttgaaacactAGATTCTCGATTTATGGAACAAGTTTACTGGCGGTAACAATGAACAGGCCTCTAATTGCTGCCTGGCTGCGTTCTGTTTTGTGTGCGCCCATGTGGTTATGAgtcagtgtgtgtatgtgtgtgcgcatgtatgtgagtgtgtgttaagAAGCTGAACAAAACCCTCTACATTTACTATCACCTTGTGTGGTTTGGCAGAAATTCTGTTCTTACGGGGGCGGAAAACGGGCATCCGTCTGGGCGCGAGTCATTGCTGGCACGTTATGCAGCCCCCCGCAAGGAAACATGGGTGTAGTATTAGCGAGTCTGTTAGGGTCAACTCGAGCAGTCTGTGTGTATGGACACTgtacaaaagtgtgtgtgtttatgcatACATGGACTTTTGTGACTGTGAGGGTGAATTAAATTGCAATTACACAGTCTTAAATAGCAACCACAGTGTTGCCATTGTTCAGCTTGTCACTTTGTGACCTCTCTGTATAACGCTTCCCCATTCTTAACTCCATTAGTCCGTCTGTGTTTCTATGTTCCCGAACCAATTCTGCTTCAAATTAACACCAGACCACTTATTTGACCTTTGTGGTCTTTATAATTGCTGCGAACAATCCAGTCATACTGAAAGTAGCACAAAGGAACTCATACCATAGTGGTTAAATGTCATGTGTCACAGTGCTCTATTGGATAAGTAGAAGAGCTAGCAAGCAGCAAATTTGTCTTGCACGTTTAAGTATTATTTCTTCAACGATCTTTACACTGCTGGCAGCCAATGTTACACCACTGCgtgagcgtgcgtgtgtgcgtgtgtgtgtgcatgtgtgtgtgtttctgtgtttgAAAATCGTTTATGCCACATTTCCTTAATGTTTGTTGGATAATGTGATTGGGTCAAAGACAGATAAAAAAAAGGTGCTTCATTTTGAATATAAAAGAGGATCgtattttttcaaataattttcACCCACAATCCCTAACTGACATCCACACGCAATGGCGGGTATTGCTGATGATACCGGTGTAAGCCTTACGAGCgaaatatttatttaacaattttaaaaaatcacatATTTACTCATTATTGTTTTTGTGAAGAATCCTCtgaacatgtttttatttcggAATTGCCCATTCTCTGACAAATTGATGTTTATAACGTAATTTCTGTATGGATGGAACCACAACGAAAGTTTGAACATATTACATTGTTTAATTTAATGAACTATCCTCTTATGAACAAAAGATCAGTTTTATATTATTAACATTAGCATATTGTTGGCTAAATGGTACATATTGTGCACTAATTGAAAGTCACTCAAAAGCATTGTTGAAAATGAAGTCTAACAATATGTATATTAGAAATATTAGATTATTTTTGCTACTGATTGTACATCACTAGTGCTAAGCTTTCTAAATAATTAATAATGGAAAGACCTGTCCAGCTTTCTTTCACTTTGTTATTTTTCTGTCATTCAAACTTGTATAATGTTGTAGCGCATGTATCATTTTGTGtttacaattgtttttttctctgtaaGGAAAGTAATGTTAGTCAGAATTATTGAGACAAACATTCAAATGCCATTTACACCAATGTCTACTCTGAAGTCAAGGGTCAAATGAATTTTACATAACCTGAGAGTTTCCATACAACTTGCGCAAGAACTGAAAAAACAGCAAAGGAGAGACAAGGTAATAGTCCAGCAGTCACACTAACACCTACGGACAATTCGGAGtggtcaatcagcctaccatgcatgtttttgaaatgtgggaggaaaccgcaaTACCGGAGAAAACCCAGTGGGGACtggggtaagaaaaaaaaaaaaaaagtgttatttgTATAGCCAGTTTCCAGAGCAGAAGTGCAATTGAACAGTTTCAGAACAGGTACAAAACTTTCAGATAAAGTTATACCCAAACTAACATGTATTGTAAATATGGACATAGCAGTGCCATGAACGTTTCAAAGGATTATGTGAATTAAGTCTCAAGTCCTGATTTATCCTGTCATATTTGTTTTGGCTTGTGTTTCCATGGTGTGTTTCATTTCTATCAATACTCGCCCCAAACAAGTCAAGGGTGAGCACACAGCCATCAACCAGTCTTACCCGGTCCTGGTCACTGATCCCATCTGTCCTTTTTTGCACTTCAATTTATGTGTCTGTCCTCTCTTTCCTACCTCATTCTGGGTCTCTACCAACTTTATTTTTAACAAATGACCACATGTATGACAGGCTAATTGCTACTAAAGCCACCGTATGAAATATTTCCCGTGATTATCCAGTAATTTGGCCTTTCAGAAACAACATCCAGGCCCGCCAGTAGCCTCATGTTTTGATTATCTCCTCCAAACCCTGTATGATATTGTTTCTCTGTACAAATAGTGGCCACGTCTTAAGGTTGTGTTTGTGACCtcgtccattttacatgaggtGTAACACTAGGGAGAAATATGGACAAACACAAGGAACTTCAGCAACCcttgcaatacaaaaaaaaaacatccatttgtAATTAGActaatgaatattttattttgtatagtaAGACTTAAAGCAGGGCTATTATAGCACACTGGGCATTGTGAGAGCTTCTTTCTTGCACtaatcatttgaaaaaaacTACTGTCAGTCAGATTTGATTTTATGTATGACAATGTTTTTCAGAAATGTTAATATCAGTGTAGTGAAGGATGCACACAGGTTGATGACAGAAGATTCCAGGAATCACAAGTCACAGCAGACACCACACCATGTAGGCTCTTTACGACAGCAGTTACAGCACCAGCGGCAATCTCTCGCATTGCGGGCAGGTCTGGCACCATAATCCATCTGTGTGCAAAACAGCTAAAATGAGCATGGTGGTTCAACATCACTCATTTCATCTTTCACCTGTATGTTGACCTACCTTTGGTTCATCTGATTGCATCTCAAATGTTTCCAAAACTTCATCTCTCGCTCTTACCACATCCTCTTCCTGTTTGTAAAATGCAAATTTGTTAAAAATTATCATCAAAACGGCTAACTGAAATGATTAATTCCACCTCACTGCTGTTTGGAACAAACCATCTTTAACCCTTTTATGCACAACCTAAGCATACCACCTGTTGTGTAGAATATGAGATGATACACCAACCCCGTGCTATCATTCTATaacaatgtttcattttttgcaCTGTTTTGAATGATCACGGATTCTGCATGCTGATTCAAAATACTGCATTATACCTTCCATTGGTCCGCATGGATCTCAGCAGCTCCTTCAGCTCTTGCGTTCATCAAATGCTGGTTGGGGTCCTGTGATTTGAATTTACAATGTGAAAGGATGACTTGGAAAAATAGTTGCATATaacaaagaaagaagaaaaaagaaatgtatttatttgatattcTTACCCCATTATTAGTAGAGAAGGTACAACCCTCCTGAGTAAAAAGGAAAGCAAGCATGATGATCACACTGAAGACCTTCATTTTTGTCCTTAGATGTGgagtttgttgtttgtgttcaGTCTCTTCAGTCTGTAGAGTTACTCTTGTCAAAAGTACCAAAGACTGCTTTATTTATACTTACCAATGTCACTTTTTCATCATGGCTGGTAATATTTACCAGTGGAGTGGACTTTGAGACTGGAACAAGAGAGGGAATTTTTCAGGTTGCTGTGTTGCACAAATGTCAATCCAGTTTTAACTACTTACCCAATTGGCTAGGTCCCATGAGTGTCATGTGATCAAAAAGTGCTCCACATGTCTTGCGCTTTAACATCATACTATACTACATTAAGGTGGCATGGTGGACCAGGGCTTAGCATATCAACCTCAAAGTGCTTATGTTGGGTCTTAGATTCTGGGCTCCAGGTCTCCTGTCTAGGATTGGTATGTTGGCAATCCACTCTCTTGTAGTCTCATTTCTGCCCCCCCGCTCACCCAAAATGCCTATTGGGTTTGGGTATGTCAGTTGTCCAAGGATGGGAATAATTGTTTGTCGATATGTGCATTGCAGTTCCTGGAGCCTACGCACTCAGCATGTGCCTGAGTGCTTGGCTGCGTCAGGtggggtgttttttttatggTCTCTGGAAGTTCCTCTGTATTGGGGTTTCAGTAGCACCTTGGCTTTAGTGCCCTGGCTTTGCCTACCTTGGAGGCAGAACGGGCTGAGCTCCTTTCTGCATTGGCAGAAAATTTGACTGTCTGATCTGATGCCAAAACATCAGCAACCACTGTGACCCAATTTTTAGTACTCGTGTCATCAGGACCAGAATCCTTGCTTCATAAGCGTCTGGTGCAACACCTGCTCTATGGATGGATGTGAGGTCACTTGGGTTCGAGGGTGAAAGGGGATGGGTTAGGGTTATGTAAACCAAATAGTTCTGAAGCTCACTTCAACTAGCttaagtttatttttatttttttttggctgtGCTAATGGAGGCGTCAAGTGTCCAGTGCCTCTCTTTGGAATGACCTAGCACAAAATATTTGACTGTCTATTTTTAAAACTTGTCTAACAACACATATTTTATTCTCTTGCTTTTGAGTCAGAATGGCTCATGGCATGTATTTACGGCATTGTtttagtgttttctttttttatttactgtctTTATGTTATTGATTTATTGCTTCAACTGTCATTCTCATATGTCTGATTTTTAATTCATGCGCAGCAGTTGGTATGTAGTCATGAATGTTTTTAAAGTGATTTATGAATACAGTTGAAATGGACATCTTGTTCCAGTCAATTAACATTATAAAATGTTGTTCTTCCAGCCACATCTGAGATTTTCCTAATGAGATGTTCAAGAAATGAATGTATGTTATTAGTGCGTTAAATTATCCACGCAAACAACACTAACTGTTTAAATTGGCTTTTATTGAGAAAAGACACATTTCTGAAGCGTTTTTTTGTCCTAAGGGTCACTTTGCTGAGCATATCAGCATGCACAACCACCAAATGCAGATAGTTTTTGATTGCTGTAACAATGTAGATGATTCCTAGAATCTCCATTCGCAGCAGAGGCCACAGAAATTCATACGACCACAGCAATTACAGCAAAAGCGGCAAGGTCCACTGTGGCGTTTCTGCCTGTTGCTGTCTGGCACCTGTTTGAACAACACAAATCTTGAGAActgtttttgatttaaaaagtaTCGATGAATTAAAAGCTCATACGTTCCATTGGTCTGCCAGTATCTCATCAGCAGTTCCCGCGGTTGCGTCATCGGTATGCTGGTCATGATCCTATGAATTATATTTCCAGGATGAAACGATGtcagattaaaaaagaaatgtatagCCTGTATATGATATGGTTACCCCATTATCAGTAGAGATGGTGCAACCCTCCTGAATCAGAAGGAAAGCAAGCATGATGATCACTGCAACAGACAAACTGAAGGTCTTCATCGTCTCGAGAGTATGTGGTGTTTGTCGATTGTGTTCAGTTTCTTTGACTCTGTTGAGATAATCCTGTCAAAAATAGCAAGAACCGCTTATATATAGTTTTCAACCAAGGACACTCTTTCATCATGTCTGACAGAATTTACCTGCTTCCTGAATGGACTATGCCTCCCTCGTCAACTGGAGATTGGAACAAGAGAGGGGATTTTTCAGGTTTCTCTATGGCATAAATGTGAATCCAGTATTAACTGCCTCTCGACTAGCTAGCTCCCATGAATGCAATCGTAAAAACATTctgtattttatgttttatcatAATATATACATTACCAGAAGGGTGGTATGGTGGCAGCCAGCACTGAGCACATCAATCTCACAATTCCTACATAGGCTGGGCCTTTGATTCAGGACTCCAGCCCTCCTGTCTGACGTTTTCTATGTTCTCTTCACGCTTGGTGGACTTTCTCCAGCTACTCTAGATTCTGACTgtatcaaaaaaagaaaaaagcccatTATTTTTAAAAGTTATGAATAACAGTGTGACTGTTTGTTTCTCTATATGTGACCTGCACTTTGGCTGTCAACCAGTTCAGGGAGTAGCCTGCCTCTCGCCTCTTATTCAGTTGGGATAGGCTTTTTGTACACCTGCAACCCTTGTGAGGATATGAGTGATAGAAGCCGGATGGATAGACATTACAATTGAGGCGCATTTCCCTTCATAAATGCATGACAGATAATCTATGGTCATTGGACTAATAATAGACTGGATAACTTATGCGGACTCACTGATGAAAATTGATGAATTTATAACCATTATTATGACAAtgtttttaaagatttttttatgGTGTATTATTCAAATTAATCCAAGATGGAgatgtatgtatgtgtttttattgaaattCAACAATCAAATCCCCCTTTCGTGTCACAAAACTTGAGAACTTTGTTTGTCTCACCAATTCATGCACACAAGTTTAGGCGGGCACACATAAATACTTGTTTATGCAGTACGTGACTGGTGATGGTGTTTGTTCAGGAGACTCTGCCATCCAGTAATCTGCTATGGCCCCCCTATGAGATATCTGCACTCTGATTTAATACATGCAATGTTGATTGTGTGGTGGTAGGGGTTCCTGGCATTTCTTGAGGCGTGACCCCCTAGAGCCCTTCCAGGTGTGCCTTTGCAGGTTTCTTAGTCATTGGCAGCTCCTAGGGTCTCCGTTGCACCTTGGCTTCTGTCTCCTGGTGCTTTGCCGAGTTTGGAGGCAGAATGGGCTGAGCACCCTTGTGCATTGGCAAAAGATTAACTGTGTGAGCTAAGCCAAACACATCAGCAACTGCTTCGACCCAATTTCCAATCTTGTTTGTGTCCAGAATCCTTGCTGCATAAATATCTGGGGCCAAAACTCTCTGAATGAGTTTAGGGTACTTGTCTTGATTTGCTTCACATACTAAGTATTGTGCCATTTCTGGATGACATTGGTTTTAGTTTAaattaatgaaaaataaaagtgttatatattgtataataataataacaatcatCATCAATTAACTACTTACTTAGAATAATCTGTGTCTATGTGTATATTGGTTACACATATACTGCTGGGGTGCCCATACCATAGGTATAATGTAATATTATTTAATCAAATTATTTTAGAAACTTAATTGAAGCTGAGCTTTGGTAGACTGAAATTCCCAATGCCCACTCTTTATTCCAGACTGGTGGTTAGAGTGATGCACACAAGATCACTGTTGATCTCGCCAAGCAGTTTTACACCCAGTTTTTTACCATGAACAAGCATTTACACGATGGGGGACAAATTATATATTTTGTCAAATGGAATTTGGGAATTGCCCTGCCGACTCAAAAGAGCGTGGAGTCAGAGTAAATTAGTGTTTGCTGCTAAGCGAAAACTGTACATTTTGCCAGAACTCTGCTGGCTTGGGACCAATAGGGAACCCGCTATACCGCACAGTGGAAGAGAGAGAGCCACAGGAGATACAGAACCAGTGGCGAAAGGAAGCCTACTGTCAGCGAGAGTCTGCAAAACCCAGACTTCACCCTCTGACAACTTGGAAATATCCATTTTAATAAGGTGGAAAAGTGGATTTGGCCAGACATCCTCATTCCTCCCATGGAAACTCATCTGTCCTGGTGTGAGGCGACACCCTCAGTGACTTTTAACTAAAGGGTTGAGTGTAGACTGCGGCGGATCAGTACGTCCCACAAAATGAATCTGCAATTTGGTCTTCTGGTTTCTTTGAAAATGACTTAACTTCAAGTGCACTTGAGAGCTTCTTTGAAAACTACAGGTTGTTTGCGAGTGCTGTAAATCAGCTGTTTATTCCCTCATGTTTGTTTGAATTTTGCATGACAgatcatttcattttaaatgtcatgtTTCTTCCCTTGGGACTAGCTGTTAAGAGTTAATCTGGTAACCACATTTGGAAGAGAAGAACTGTGGGAAAATACTTCACAACACATCCAGCCAATATGCTCATTTACTGAGCCCAGAGCTTATCTAGAAGGCCACTGAACTATTGGTTTACACTTTAATCTCATATCATCGTGATGTAACTACAAAAAATACTGTTTTAAGGTTAAGCTGCTTGGACGGGGCGCCTTACCTTCCCGCAAAGCAGCCTGCAGATGATCAATCAATATCTTTTGGAAGCATATGTCATTTTATGCAACAGCAGTATTTCCCAATGTGTAATGTTGTCAAAAGTCAACAAATGTGTTCTGAGAAATTGTAACATTTAAGTTTGTTTTACAACAAATGCTTAAAAACATAAATTTGCTGTGATTCTAGTCTTTAATTTAGAgtctttaatttattatttaaccATGAATCACAAACGCTTTAGTCCAATGGTTAAGTtgaatttaaatgttttttggaaGATCCGTTTAAGGAAGCCACTGCCTTTTTTATGATTTGGATTATAATGGGGTCTTATTTAAAACACATGGATGCCGTAATATTCGGCAGCTGCGCCACTCTGCCTCTGGGGCATTCTTTGTTCGGCatggaggagggaaaaaagggggaaaggAAAAAGAACAACTTCCACATGCTAACATTTACACAGTGATTTCTTTTAATTGCACTCTACTTTTTAATTTACCCAAGACTAATGCTTTTAAAAGTGGGACTGGAGGTAGTTTATTGAAGTCATGCCTAACGCCGGACCAAATGTTCCTGATTGCTGTGGCCTTTTAGCCTGGCTCTTTTCTACCTGACAACCGGTGTTATTCCCTTCGTTCACTTTGTCAAACATGTCATCCTGCATTTGGAATCGGAAGGGCAAATGGGAACACTGACAGGGTGAGCTTCCTCCAGGCCTCTTCGTCAAAGAATTCTA from Syngnathus typhle isolate RoL2023-S1 ecotype Sweden linkage group LG10, RoL_Styp_1.0, whole genome shotgun sequence includes these protein-coding regions:
- the LOC133161014 gene encoding hepcidin-like yields the protein MKTFSLSVAVIIMLAFLLIQEGCTISTDNGDHDQHTDDATAGTADEILADQWNVPDSNRQKRHSGPCRFCCNCCGRMNFCGLCCEWRF